From Cupriavidus oxalaticus:
GGGCGGTCCATCAGCGTGCCGCCGGCCACGCGCGCGGCCGCCTTGGTGTTGACCAGCACGTCGGCCTGCGTGGCGAAGTCGACCGTGGTCGGTGCCGGTGCGGTGGCGAACTGGGTCCAGTTGCCCGGATCCGAGGCGCCGACGGTCAGGCCGTTCTTGCCTTGCGTCAGCTCGATCCACTGCCCGCTGCCGTCGGCGTTGAACTTCGCCACGTACAGCGTGCCGCTGTCCAGCAGGTTGGCGTTGGCGGCGCGATCGTTGGGGTCGAACGCCTTGCTCGGGATGAACTTGTAGATGCAGCCCGGCGTGCCGTCGTCGCCCATGTAGAAGGCCACGTTGTTGCCGGTGTCGGTCATGAAGGCAACGTTCTCATGGTCGAAGCGGCCCATCGCGGTGCGCTTGGCCGGCGCGCCCAGCGTGCCGTACGGGTCGATCTCGACGACCCAGCCGTAGCCCTTCTCGTCCTGGATCGGATCCAGGTAGTTGTCCGTGCTTTCTTCGCAGGTCAGGTAGGTGCCCCAGGGCGTGTACCCGCTTGAGCAGTTGTTCAGCATGCCAACCACGGTCGGGCCCACCACCGGAGCGGCCGGACCACCCACGCGGTACAGCGTGTTGCCGGTGTAGCGCTTGTTGTAGATCGAGTCGCGCTTGACCTGCCACTTGCCGCTGGCAGCCAGTTCGACCTCGATCACCGAGATGCCGACCGCCGACAGCGCGATGCGCTTCTGCTCCGGCGTGGCGGTGCCTGCGCTGTAGGTGCCGCCGGCGAACAGGATGTTGTAGTCCGGCAGTTCGTGGTTGATGGCGAGCAGGCCGCCCTTCTGCGGATCGACACCCGACAGCGCGAAGAAGTGCATGCCGTCGTGGTTGCCGCCGGCCTGGCGCTCGGTTTCGGCCGACGACTGGAACGCGCCGGCATAGCCGGTGGCGCCGGCCTCGACCGGGTCGCCGGCGGAAAATAGCACGTCGACGCTGTAGCCGTTCGGCACGACCACCGCGTCGGCGGTCGACTTGGCGACCGGCTCGAAGGTGACCTCATAGCTCGGCGTGACCGCGCCAGGTGCCGGACCGGGGGCCGGCGCCGGAGCGGGGGCAGGTGCGGGCGCCGGCGCAGGATCGTCGCCACCACCGCAGGCGGCCAGCAGGCCGCTGCCGAAGGCGGAGAACAGCGACAGGCCCACGCCGCCGCGCAGCACGCGGCGGCGGGCCGGGTTGGCCGCAACGATGTCTTCCAGCCGCTGGCCGGGCACGTCAACGTCAGGCTTGGCAGCACGGCCGGCGGCGCGCGCTTCATCGGTCAGGTACGACATGGGCTTTCCTCTCTTGCGGGTTTGTCATGCGCGCCGGCTACGATATGATGCCGGCGCGGTGGAAACCCCGCAATGTAGGGACTGCCCATGGAAGTTTGATGACAGCTTGTCTGCAACATAAGAGTTGCAGCGCGCCAACGACAAACGGGCCGCGTGTGCGGCCCGTGTCACATGGATGTCGCAGGAATGTGCCTGCGCTGCCCACCTTCAGCGAGTGGTGTGCAGCTGCGCCATCGCGCGTTCGGCATCGCCGCGCGCCAGCAGCCCCAGCGGATCGATGCTGCGGTCGATGGCCGCCTCGATCGCCTCCTGCTCCTCTTTGCGCGGCGGCTTGAGCACGAAGTTGACTACGTCCTCGCGGCCAGCGCCGGCGCCGCCAGGCGCATTGCGCGGATGGCCAACGCCGATGCGCAGCCGCCAGTAGTCTTGCGTGGTCAGGTGGGCCGAGATGTCCTTGAGGCCATTGTGGCCGCCCGCGCCGCCGCCACGCTTGAGCTTGACGGTGCCGGACGGCAGGTCCATCTCGTCATGGGCGACGACGATCTCGTCGGGCAGGATCTTGTAGAAGCGTGCCAGCGAGACCACGGCCAGCCCCGAGCGGTTCATGAAGGTCGAGGGCTTGAGCAGCCAGATGTCCTGGTCCCACAGCCGCGCGCGCGCGGCCAGCCCGTGAAAGCGGCCTTCCACGCGCAGCGTGGCGCCGCCCATGCGGGCAAGCTGGTCCACCAGCCAGAAGCCGGCGTTGTGCCGGGTGGCCTCGTATTCCGCACCGGGATTGCCGAGGCCGACGATGAGCTTGATCATGCGATTGACTGAGTCGTTGGCGCGCAGGACTGCGCCACAGGCGCCAAGGATACCGAAAATCCAGCCAGGTGCCGGTTCGGCGGGGTCGAAAAAAAACCGCCGCGAAGGGCGGCGGTTTTCTCAGTGGCGCGGCCCGGAAGCCGCGCCCGCTGCAGCAGCAGCTCAGGCAGCCGGCGTTTCGCCTTCGCCCTCGGCAGCGCCTTCGGCGGCCGAAGCGGCGCCAGCCGGCAGCGAGATGCTGGCGATGGCGGGGTTCTCGTCACCGTGGGTGATGACGGTCACGCCCTTCGGCAGCTTCAGGTCGGCCAGGTGCAGGGTCTGGCCCAGTTCCATCGCGCCGACGTCCACTTCGATGAACTCGGGCAGGTCGGCCGGCAGGCACGATACTTCCAGGTCGTTGACGATGTGGTTGACCAGGCCGTGGCCCAGCTTC
This genomic window contains:
- a CDS encoding PhoX family protein — its product is MSYLTDEARAAGRAAKPDVDVPGQRLEDIVAANPARRRVLRGGVGLSLFSAFGSGLLAACGGGDDPAPAPAPAPAPAPAPGPAPGAVTPSYEVTFEPVAKSTADAVVVPNGYSVDVLFSAGDPVEAGATGYAGAFQSSAETERQAGGNHDGMHFFALSGVDPQKGGLLAINHELPDYNILFAGGTYSAGTATPEQKRIALSAVGISVIEVELAASGKWQVKRDSIYNKRYTGNTLYRVGGPAAPVVGPTVVGMLNNCSSGYTPWGTYLTCEESTDNYLDPIQDEKGYGWVVEIDPYGTLGAPAKRTAMGRFDHENVAFMTDTGNNVAFYMGDDGTPGCIYKFIPSKAFDPNDRAANANLLDSGTLYVAKFNADGSGQWIELTQGKNGLTVGASDPGNWTQFATAPAPTTVDFATQADVLVNTKAAARVAGGTLMDRPEWITVGLDKTVYCTLTNNSGRQQTDAANPRVQNLHGHIVQWKEAGDSPLATTFTWSILLQAGDPSLATDNLKGNINGDTFSSPDGLRVDPKGRLWVQTDSSTSSTYTNTFGNNSMYYISPTGQSKRFLVGPKGCEITGIAYTPDLTTCFINIQHPTGQWPDAAKPPRSSTIVVRRTDGKPMGA
- the pth gene encoding aminoacyl-tRNA hydrolase, yielding MIKLIVGLGNPGAEYEATRHNAGFWLVDQLARMGGATLRVEGRFHGLAARARLWDQDIWLLKPSTFMNRSGLAVVSLARFYKILPDEIVVAHDEMDLPSGTVKLKRGGGAGGHNGLKDISAHLTTQDYWRLRIGVGHPRNAPGGAGAGREDVVNFVLKPPRKEEQEAIEAAIDRSIDPLGLLARGDAERAMAQLHTTR